In Myxococcales bacterium, the following are encoded in one genomic region:
- a CDS encoding serpin family protein, translated as MSRHLPSFVRPALFMSATSPPARGRHRPSFAPPGLTFRFALAAGLAVGGLACTAESLPPEAPSPTFDVARSSLARDTSPNATPAELVALAEGNAAFAMKLYGLTAAKGEGNAFFSPLSISTALAMAYAGARGDTAQEMEKALEHRLPGARHHVAMNALDLQIASRGRVASAAGAPPSGKPFALRSVNTTFGQRGVAFEAPFLDTLATSYGAGVQLADFKNKPNEERLKINEWVAQQTERRIEDLLAEGTINAITRLVLVNAIYFNADWATPFEKEATAPATFTKLGGAQAQVPTMRGELSTGYAEIDGAQVLELRYMGGQVSMVVVLPKGDFRTFESSFDGKGLLSAMAGLTPHTVRVSLPKFELKGQSVSLRESLLALGMTRAFDERTADFSGMLSPDVDKLWISDVLHKAFVRVDEKGTEAAAATAVVLAGTTSVPADVKTFRADRPFLFFVRDIPTNTAIFAGRMVAP; from the coding sequence ATGAGCCGTCACCTCCCCTCCTTCGTTCGCCCCGCCCTCTTCATGAGCGCCACCTCGCCTCCGGCTCGGGGCCGCCATAGACCTTCGTTCGCCCCTCCGGGGCTCACTTTCAGGTTCGCCCTCGCCGCCGGCCTCGCTGTGGGGGGCCTCGCCTGTACCGCCGAGTCGCTCCCGCCGGAGGCGCCCTCGCCGACCTTCGACGTGGCGCGGTCGAGCCTCGCGCGGGACACGAGCCCGAACGCCACCCCCGCGGAGCTCGTCGCGCTCGCCGAGGGCAACGCGGCGTTCGCCATGAAGCTCTACGGGCTCACCGCGGCGAAGGGCGAAGGGAACGCGTTCTTCTCTCCGCTCTCGATCTCCACGGCGCTCGCCATGGCGTACGCCGGCGCGCGCGGCGACACGGCACAGGAGATGGAGAAGGCCCTCGAGCACCGCCTCCCGGGGGCCCGCCATCACGTCGCGATGAACGCGCTCGACCTCCAGATCGCCTCGCGGGGTCGCGTGGCGAGCGCCGCGGGAGCGCCGCCCTCGGGCAAGCCCTTCGCGCTCCGCTCCGTGAACACCACGTTCGGCCAGCGCGGGGTGGCCTTCGAGGCGCCGTTCCTCGACACGCTGGCCACGAGCTACGGCGCCGGAGTGCAGCTCGCCGACTTCAAGAACAAGCCCAACGAGGAGCGCCTCAAGATAAACGAGTGGGTCGCCCAGCAGACCGAGCGCCGCATCGAGGACCTGCTCGCGGAGGGCACCATCAACGCGATCACGCGCCTCGTGCTCGTCAACGCGATCTACTTCAACGCCGACTGGGCGACGCCCTTCGAGAAGGAGGCCACGGCCCCCGCCACGTTCACGAAGCTCGGCGGCGCGCAGGCTCAAGTGCCCACCATGCGCGGCGAGCTGTCCACGGGGTACGCCGAGATCGACGGCGCCCAGGTGCTCGAGCTCCGCTACATGGGCGGTCAGGTGTCGATGGTGGTCGTGCTGCCGAAGGGGGACTTCCGCACCTTCGAGTCGAGCTTCGACGGCAAGGGCCTCTTGTCCGCCATGGCGGGCCTCACGCCCCACACCGTGCGCGTGAGCCTGCCGAAGTTCGAGCTCAAGGGTCAGTCGGTGTCGCTGCGGGAATCGCTCCTCGCCCTCGGGATGACGCGGGCCTTCGACGAGCGCACCGCCGACTTCTCGGGGATGCTCTCCCCCGACGTCGACAAGCTCTGGATCTCCGACGTGCTGCACAAGGCCTTCGTCCGCGTCGACGAGAAGGGCACCGAGGCCGCGGCCGCGACGGCCGTCGTGCTCGCGGGCACCACCTCCGTCCCGGCCGACGTGAAGACCTTCCGCGCCGACCGCCCCTTCCTCTTCTTCGTGCGGGATATCCCCACCAACACGGCGATCTTCGCCGGCCGCATGGTCGCGCCGTGA
- the htpG gene encoding molecular chaperone HtpG, translating into MVKTHAFQAEVSRLLELVVHSLYSNKEIFLRELVSNAADALDKLRFRAVTETSLATDVPLGVVLRPDPEAKTLSIEDTGCGMTEEELVQFLGTVAHSGSRELYERLSKAGEAKDLSLIGQFGVGFYSAFLVADHVDVISRAAGQELAFKWSSDAKSSFSIEPAERATHGTTVRLHLKEEHADFLEQWRLRSLVERYSDYVPYPVSLVTKNKDGVEEQKQLNRGTALWQRPRAEVTEEQHEELYKHLTHDHEKALARSHFKIEGTLEFTGLLYLPRRAPMDLFDPQKTKGLRLFVKRVLIMEDCADLLPQHLRFVRGVVDSDDLPLNVSREILQESSALRAIRKQVTKKAVDMLEELATERPDDYVAFFRVFGGVLKEGAAMGERDEKLVGLFRFQSTRTQSGERTEGAATMTSLDEYVARMPEGQKEIYFLHGPNRAALSTSPYLEALAKKGYEVLLLTDPVDEFAIAGIQQWKEKDLVSATRAELDLGETDDEKKAREATQTKLEDLLARAMKALDGRVSEVRLSDRLTESPSCLVIAKGGTPLAVEAMLRAAGRPVPENPRIFELNGGHPLIEKLAARLEAHPDDDTIVEYIEVLYEQAKLAEGGAPDDPGLFARRVAKLLALGL; encoded by the coding sequence ATGGTGAAGACCCACGCGTTCCAGGCCGAGGTGAGCCGCCTCCTCGAGCTCGTCGTCCACTCGCTCTACTCGAACAAGGAGATCTTTCTCCGCGAGCTCGTGTCGAACGCCGCCGACGCGCTCGACAAGCTGCGCTTCCGCGCGGTGACCGAGACCTCGCTGGCGACGGACGTGCCCCTCGGCGTGGTGCTGCGGCCGGACCCCGAGGCGAAGACGCTCTCGATCGAGGACACGGGCTGCGGCATGACGGAGGAGGAGCTCGTGCAGTTCCTCGGCACGGTGGCCCACTCGGGCTCTCGCGAGCTCTACGAGCGGCTCTCCAAGGCGGGCGAGGCGAAGGACCTGTCGCTCATCGGTCAGTTCGGCGTCGGCTTCTACAGCGCGTTCCTGGTGGCCGACCACGTCGACGTGATCTCGCGCGCCGCGGGGCAGGAGCTGGCCTTCAAGTGGAGCTCCGACGCGAAGTCGTCGTTCTCGATCGAGCCAGCGGAGCGCGCGACCCACGGCACGACCGTGAGGCTCCACCTGAAGGAGGAGCACGCCGACTTCCTCGAGCAGTGGCGCCTGCGCTCGCTCGTGGAGCGCTACTCCGACTACGTGCCCTACCCGGTCTCGCTCGTCACGAAGAACAAAGACGGCGTCGAGGAGCAGAAGCAGCTGAACCGCGGCACCGCGCTGTGGCAGCGGCCCCGCGCGGAGGTGACCGAGGAGCAGCACGAGGAGCTCTACAAGCACCTCACGCACGACCACGAGAAGGCCCTCGCCCGCTCGCACTTCAAGATCGAGGGCACCCTCGAGTTCACCGGGCTGCTCTACCTGCCGCGGCGCGCGCCCATGGATCTGTTCGATCCGCAGAAGACCAAGGGGCTCCGGCTCTTCGTCAAGCGCGTGCTCATCATGGAGGACTGCGCCGATCTCCTGCCGCAGCACCTGCGCTTCGTGCGCGGCGTGGTCGACTCCGACGATCTCCCGCTCAACGTGTCGCGCGAGATCCTGCAGGAGTCGAGCGCCCTCCGCGCCATCCGCAAGCAGGTCACAAAGAAGGCCGTCGACATGCTCGAGGAGCTCGCGACCGAGCGGCCCGACGACTACGTGGCCTTCTTCCGCGTGTTCGGCGGCGTGCTGAAGGAGGGCGCGGCGATGGGCGAGCGCGACGAGAAGCTCGTCGGCCTCTTCCGCTTCCAGTCGACCCGCACGCAGTCAGGCGAGCGCACCGAAGGCGCGGCCACCATGACCTCGCTCGACGAGTACGTGGCGCGCATGCCCGAAGGCCAGAAGGAGATCTACTTCCTCCACGGCCCGAACAGGGCGGCGCTCTCCACGTCGCCCTACCTCGAGGCCCTCGCGAAGAAGGGCTACGAGGTGCTGCTCCTCACCGACCCGGTGGACGAGTTCGCGATCGCCGGCATCCAGCAGTGGAAGGAGAAGGACCTCGTCTCCGCCACCCGGGCCGAGCTCGACCTCGGCGAGACCGACGACGAGAAGAAGGCGCGCGAGGCCACGCAGACCAAGCTCGAGGACCTGCTCGCGCGGGCCATGAAGGCGCTCGACGGGCGCGTGTCCGAGGTGCGCCTCTCCGACCGCCTCACCGAGTCGCCCTCGTGCCTCGTCATCGCGAAGGGCGGCACGCCGCTCGCGGTGGAGGCGATGCTCCGCGCGGCGGGCCGGCCCGTGCCCGAGAACCCGCGGATCTTCGAGCTCAACGGCGGCCACCCGCTCATCGAGAAGCTGGCGGCGCGCCTCGAGGCCCACCCCGACGACGACACCATTGTAGAATACATCGAAGTACTCTACGAGCAGGCCAAGCTCGCCGAGGGCGGCGCGCCGGACGATCCGGGGCTCTTCGCGCGGCGGGTCGCGAAGCTCTTGGCGCTGGGTCTGTAG
- a CDS encoding serine hydrolase encodes MWKNRLPALALTLALGPAVGASLGCASPAIPAPVAATPASRAEIDRVLDAFHAAAARSDEATYFGLFAAGGVFLGTDATERWDVAAFRAYAHPHFEKKRGWVMRATRRAVAFADGGTALFDEDLETRGLGPARGSGVLVREGGSYKILQYNLAITVPNERFASVKRLLAAPAVVQGARASTAVSPPEVAFTDPGRAAKVAGLGPKLEALVEREMAESRPPSLAVALVVDGKIAHVVVRGEADKKTHRKATRDTLYRVGSITKTFTATALLALRDDGRVGLDDRVDSLLPDFAKVTLSPSDARPITLRQLLTHTSGLPRLGGFDYTRDDRDVPESEVLAALDTRVARPPGTEYLYSNFGFGIAGLVVSRASGKPYRDFLRERIFAPLGMSSATFDPVQSTIKEAAATGYATNDTETPASPWRLGASEGAGGLYASLDDMARWVAFHEEAWPARDGDDAGPVKRATLREAHMAGAPVDLSAERTPAGLKVSAESVGLAWHVRRTCDYASVVEHGGAIDGFHAHVAFAPDRGFGVVVLSNSLAARTARVTDHILDLVAASDALRPRQRVFAHRALVERWLAGLADTTQATYETTFSKAFRDQIPLAAMRDVGTKLARRHGACKLAEPGPETADEQVTSRDEASLRATCERGSLRLHALADGGVFGGFRVESAGLAPSPAVLRAAQQAAGLLARWDDARAAGLFTSDTKVDRIRAALAAQSAESGKCRLGPGDGDGEDDARFTLSCERGTPMWLSVGLAKGGRVSTLLLSPRGSPRSTCR; translated from the coding sequence ATGTGGAAGAACCGACTCCCCGCGCTCGCGCTCACCCTCGCGCTCGGGCCCGCCGTGGGCGCGTCACTCGGGTGCGCCTCGCCCGCGATCCCCGCGCCCGTCGCGGCCACGCCGGCGAGTCGCGCGGAGATCGATCGGGTCCTCGACGCCTTCCACGCGGCCGCCGCGCGCTCCGACGAGGCGACCTATTTCGGCCTCTTCGCGGCCGGCGGCGTGTTCCTCGGGACCGACGCCACGGAGCGCTGGGACGTGGCCGCGTTTCGCGCCTACGCGCACCCGCACTTCGAGAAGAAGCGAGGCTGGGTCATGCGGGCCACGCGGCGCGCGGTGGCCTTCGCGGACGGCGGGACGGCCCTCTTCGACGAGGACCTCGAGACCCGCGGCCTCGGGCCCGCGCGGGGCTCGGGCGTGCTCGTGCGCGAGGGCGGCAGCTACAAGATCCTCCAGTACAACCTCGCGATCACGGTCCCCAACGAGCGGTTCGCCTCGGTGAAGCGGCTGCTCGCGGCCCCCGCGGTCGTGCAGGGGGCCCGCGCGTCGACGGCGGTGTCCCCTCCCGAGGTGGCCTTCACCGATCCGGGGCGTGCCGCGAAGGTGGCGGGCCTCGGCCCCAAGCTCGAGGCGCTCGTCGAGCGTGAGATGGCCGAGTCGCGCCCGCCGAGCCTCGCGGTCGCGCTGGTCGTCGACGGGAAGATCGCCCACGTGGTCGTCCGCGGAGAGGCCGACAAGAAGACCCACCGCAAGGCCACGCGCGACACGCTGTACCGCGTCGGCTCGATCACCAAGACCTTCACCGCGACCGCGCTGCTCGCCCTGCGGGACGACGGCCGGGTGGGCCTCGACGACAGGGTCGACTCGCTGCTCCCCGACTTCGCGAAGGTGACCCTCTCGCCGAGCGACGCGCGCCCGATCACGCTCCGGCAGCTCCTCACGCACACCTCGGGGCTGCCGCGGCTGGGCGGGTTCGACTACACGCGCGACGATCGCGACGTGCCCGAGTCGGAGGTGCTCGCGGCGCTCGACACGCGCGTCGCTCGCCCCCCGGGCACCGAATACCTGTATTCGAACTTCGGCTTCGGGATCGCGGGCCTCGTGGTGTCGCGCGCGTCGGGGAAGCCGTATCGGGACTTCCTGCGCGAGCGCATCTTCGCCCCGCTAGGGATGTCGAGCGCGACGTTCGACCCCGTGCAGAGTACAATTAAAGAGGCGGCCGCGACGGGCTACGCGACGAACGACACCGAGACTCCCGCTTCTCCCTGGCGGCTCGGCGCGTCGGAGGGCGCCGGCGGGCTCTATGCCTCGCTGGACGACATGGCGAGGTGGGTGGCCTTCCACGAAGAGGCCTGGCCCGCGCGGGACGGGGACGACGCGGGCCCGGTGAAGCGCGCGACGCTGCGGGAGGCGCACATGGCCGGGGCCCCCGTGGACCTGTCGGCCGAGCGGACGCCGGCGGGCCTCAAGGTGTCGGCCGAGTCGGTGGGGCTCGCGTGGCATGTCCGCAGGACGTGCGACTACGCGAGCGTCGTGGAGCACGGCGGCGCGATCGACGGGTTCCACGCGCACGTGGCGTTCGCGCCCGACCGCGGCTTCGGGGTCGTCGTGCTCTCGAACAGCCTCGCGGCGCGCACGGCGAGGGTGACCGACCACATCCTCGACCTCGTGGCGGCGAGCGACGCGCTCCGGCCACGGCAGCGCGTCTTCGCGCACCGCGCCCTCGTGGAGCGCTGGCTCGCCGGGCTCGCCGACACCACGCAGGCGACTTACGAGACCACGTTCTCGAAGGCGTTCCGCGACCAAATCCCGCTCGCGGCGATGCGCGACGTCGGGACCAAGCTCGCGCGTCGTCACGGCGCGTGCAAGCTCGCGGAGCCAGGCCCCGAGACCGCCGACGAGCAGGTGACCTCGCGCGACGAGGCGTCTCTGCGGGCCACCTGCGAGCGCGGCTCTCTGCGGCTCCACGCGCTCGCCGACGGCGGCGTGTTCGGGGGCTTTCGGGTCGAGTCCGCGGGCCTCGCGCCCTCGCCCGCGGTGCTCCGCGCCGCCCAGCAGGCGGCCGGGCTCCTCGCCCGCTGGGACGACGCCCGCGCAGCCGGGCTGTTCACGTCAGACACCAAGGTCGACCGGATCCGCGCCGCGCTCGCCGCGCAGAGCGCCGAGAGCGGCAAGTGCCGGCTCGGGCCCGGAGACGGCGACGGGGAGGACGACGCCCGCTTTACGCTAAGCTGCGAGCGCGGCACGCCGATGTGGCTGTCCGTTGGCCTGGCGAAGGGCGGCCGGGTCTCGACGCTCCTCTTGAGCCCTCGCGGAAGCCCGCGATCGACCTGCCGCTAG
- a CDS encoding SDR family NAD(P)-dependent oxidoreductase, with protein sequence MSDAVANKFGAEGFSVALVARSADKLAVGVAALAAKGVKAAAFPTDLGDAAAVTKMVAEVRASLGPITVVHYNAYAGLAGDLTTSSPADLRGAFDVGVTGLVAAVQAALPDLRAQKDAAVLVTGGGLAFYDAKIDAMAVQWNAMGLAVAKAAQHKVVGLLAEKLKADGIYVGEVVVLGMVKGTVFDSGSATLEASTIAAKFWELYGARAATSTNVS encoded by the coding sequence ATCTCCGACGCGGTCGCGAACAAGTTCGGCGCCGAGGGCTTCTCGGTGGCCCTCGTGGCGCGCAGCGCCGACAAGCTCGCGGTGGGCGTCGCGGCGCTCGCGGCGAAGGGCGTGAAGGCCGCGGCCTTCCCCACCGACCTCGGCGACGCCGCGGCGGTGACCAAGATGGTCGCCGAGGTGCGCGCGTCCCTCGGCCCCATCACCGTGGTCCACTACAACGCGTACGCCGGCCTCGCGGGCGATCTCACCACGTCGAGCCCGGCCGACCTCCGCGGCGCCTTCGACGTCGGCGTCACGGGGCTCGTCGCCGCGGTGCAGGCCGCCCTGCCCGATCTGCGCGCGCAGAAGGACGCGGCGGTGCTCGTCACCGGCGGCGGCCTCGCGTTCTACGACGCGAAGATCGACGCGATGGCCGTCCAGTGGAACGCGATGGGCCTCGCGGTCGCGAAGGCCGCGCAGCACAAGGTCGTGGGCCTGCTCGCCGAGAAGCTGAAGGCCGACGGCATCTACGTGGGCGAGGTGGTCGTGCTCGGGATGGTCAAGGGCACCGTGTTCGACTCGGGCAGCGCCACCCTCGAGGCGAGCACGATCGCCGCGAAGTTCTGGGAGCTCTACGGCGCGCGCGCCGCGACCTCCACCAACGTGAGCTGA
- a CDS encoding DUF4065 domain-containing protein: MDLKPEQLLGATVRALYPYGTLPGFALTPLKLHKLCFYAAGVAWAHGEGGELRGVTFEAWKHGPVLRAIYSGTLPDVCAEDALSPETRAHARDAVQVYGLLSAWGLREQSHLEAPWIEAHSRDVPGAPPVRIPNDGIEAHFRAKFAEGVTFPEHLTDRGIFTLDGLHFDPRFQSFAELAAYLREALAADAAPVSAVL, encoded by the coding sequence ATGGATCTCAAGCCTGAACAACTTCTCGGCGCCACGGTCCGGGCCCTGTACCCCTACGGGACGCTCCCGGGCTTCGCCCTGACCCCCCTCAAGCTGCACAAGCTCTGTTTCTACGCGGCCGGCGTCGCGTGGGCCCACGGCGAGGGCGGCGAGCTCCGCGGCGTCACCTTCGAGGCCTGGAAGCACGGTCCGGTGCTACGCGCGATCTACTCGGGCACGCTTCCGGATGTCTGTGCGGAGGACGCTCTCTCGCCCGAAACCCGGGCGCATGCTCGAGACGCAGTCCAGGTGTACGGCCTCCTCTCGGCGTGGGGCCTTCGTGAGCAATCTCACCTTGAAGCGCCGTGGATCGAGGCTCACTCGCGAGACGTCCCGGGCGCTCCTCCCGTCCGCATCCCAAACGACGGAATCGAGGCGCATTTCCGCGCAAAGTTCGCCGAGGGCGTGACCTTCCCGGAGCACCTCACAGACCGCGGGATCTTCACCCTCGACGGGCTCCACTTCGACCCTCGATTCCAGAGCTTCGCCGAGCTGGCCGCCTACCTTCGCGAGGCCCTCGCCGCCGATGCCGCTCCCGTGTCCGCGGTGCTCTGA
- a CDS encoding Fic family protein, which produces MPLPCPRCSELARLLSGDVPTDRHVCELLDTDIVRHMCEARPVTFGEAVATSNVLERNLARVRIFTLTNPFPSDPAAFVLFAIKLHRAFLMGTELHDGGGRFRAGPITYGPESKLRHGVAAERIGDELHRLSRRCLPVDARTLTRPVLVTTGAKLVHGFLRVHPFPDINGRTARALFAALVAATGRYSRPLPRDDDRQAHKEYVVALQSVDWALDYEDRVHDEHYAPLARWLDHYVEEPEEEPDEPAQGAR; this is translated from the coding sequence ATGCCGCTCCCGTGTCCGCGGTGCTCTGAGCTTGCCCGGCTGCTCTCGGGCGACGTGCCGACGGATCGGCATGTGTGCGAGCTGCTCGACACCGACATCGTGCGCCACATGTGCGAGGCGCGCCCGGTCACCTTCGGGGAAGCGGTCGCGACCTCGAACGTGCTCGAGCGCAACCTTGCTCGCGTGAGGATCTTCACGCTCACGAATCCCTTCCCGAGCGACCCGGCGGCGTTCGTCCTCTTCGCGATCAAGCTCCACCGGGCCTTTCTCATGGGGACCGAGCTTCACGACGGGGGCGGCCGCTTCCGGGCCGGCCCGATCACGTACGGTCCCGAGAGCAAGCTCCGCCACGGGGTTGCAGCCGAGCGCATCGGCGACGAGCTCCACCGCCTCTCGCGCCGCTGCCTCCCCGTGGACGCTCGGACCCTCACGCGCCCTGTTCTTGTCACGACGGGCGCGAAGCTCGTGCATGGGTTCCTTCGGGTTCACCCGTTCCCGGACATCAACGGACGCACGGCTCGGGCCCTGTTCGCGGCGCTCGTCGCAGCAACGGGGCGCTACTCCCGACCGCTCCCCCGGGACGACGATCGGCAGGCTCACAAAGAGTACGTTGTGGCGCTCCAGTCCGTGGATTGGGCGCTCGACTACGAGGACCGCGTCCACGACGAGCACTATGCGCCGCTCGCTCGTTGGCTGGATCATTACGTCGAAGAGCCAGAGGAAGAGCCCGACGAGCCAGCGCAAGGCGCTAGGTAG